From a single Eleginops maclovinus isolate JMC-PN-2008 ecotype Puerto Natales chromosome 2, JC_Emac_rtc_rv5, whole genome shotgun sequence genomic region:
- the si:ch211-245j22.3 gene encoding guanylyl cyclase inhibitory protein, protein MGQAATLPCRRGGSYVMELYEWFRKFIIECPSGLITLHEFQRHFCNGTGGSESAEYAEQIFRTLDNNEDGVVDFREYVMAISLLVEGSAVEKLRWSFKLYDKDRDGAITREEMLEIMQAVYKMGLAADLTKPNPLTAEECTNRIFQRLDKDNNAVISLEEFIEGALDDDWMREMLECDPNTVRVERPPGRDSALGTHG, encoded by the exons ATGGGCCAAGCTGCAACCCTGCCTTGTAGGAGAGGCGGGTCTTATGTGATGGAGCTGTACGAGTGGTTCAG GAAGTTTATTATTGAATGTCCAAGTGGGCTAATCACTCTTCATGAGTTTCAAAGGCATTTCTGCAATGGAACAGGGGGCAGTGAGTCAGCTGAGTATGCAGAACAGATATTTCGCACATTGGACAATAATGAG GACGGGGTGGTAGATTTCAGGGAGTACGTCATGGCCATCAGTTTGCTGGTTGAAGGCTCTGCTGTGGAAAAGCTGCGGTGGTCGTTTAAGCTCTATGACAAAGACAGAGACGGAGCCATCACACGGGAGGAAATGCTGGAGATTATGCag GCTGTGTATAAAATGGGCCTAGCAGCTGATTTAACCAAACCCAACCCACTTACAGCTGAAGAGTGTACCAACAGGATATTCCAGCGATTAGATAAAGACAATAATG CCGTCATCAGTCTGGAGGAGTTCATAGAGGGAGCACTGGATGATGATTGGATGAGGGAAATGCTGGAATGTGACCCCAACACTGTGAGGGTGGAGCGGCCCCCGGGGAGGGACTCCGCTTTGGGGACCCATGGTTGA